From the Bacillota bacterium genome, one window contains:
- the rplD gene encoding 50S ribosomal protein L4 — translation MPTAAVYNIEGQQVGEIELSEAVFGQPVNDAVLHEVVVMQLANRRQGTHDTKTRSEVRGGGKKPWRQKGTGRARHGTIRSPIWRGGGIVFGPHPRDYSYRVPKKVKRLALKSALATKVGAGRILVLDALEFEGPKTKEMARILGNLKAGEGALVVTAERNANVEKSARNIPGVKFLEARRLNVYDLLDHPHLIMTRDAVARVEEVLAQ, via the coding sequence ATGCCCACAGCAGCAGTTTACAATATCGAGGGTCAACAGGTGGGCGAGATTGAACTGAGTGAGGCCGTGTTCGGTCAGCCGGTCAACGACGCCGTACTGCACGAGGTGGTCGTGATGCAGCTCGCCAACCGGCGGCAGGGCACGCACGACACCAAAACCCGGTCCGAGGTCCGGGGCGGCGGGAAGAAACCCTGGCGTCAGAAAGGCACCGGCCGGGCCCGTCACGGCACCATCCGTTCACCGATCTGGCGCGGGGGCGGAATCGTGTTTGGTCCTCATCCCCGGGACTATTCTTACCGGGTGCCCAAGAAAGTCAAGCGGCTGGCTTTGAAGTCGGCGCTGGCGACCAAGGTCGGCGCGGGCCGGATTCTGGTCCTGGACGCCCTGGAATTCGAAGGGCCGAAGACCAAGGAGATGGCGCGCATCCTCGGCAACTTGAAGGCCGGTGAGGGCGCGCTGGTGGTCACCGCCGAAAGAAACGCGAACGTCGAGAAGTCGGCCCGGAACATTCCCGGGGTAAAATTCCTGGAGGCCAGGCGGCTCAACGTGTACGACCTGCTGGACCATCCCCACCTGATCATGACCAGGGACGCGGTGGCCCGGGTGGAGGAGGTGCTGGCGCAATGA
- the rplW gene encoding 50S ribosomal protein L23, translating to MKFAHDILRKPLISEKSMSLTEGNKYTFIVDPRANKTEIKKAVEEVFKVKVLKVNTIRVKGKQVRRRNVVGRKPETKKAVVTLSPGDKIEIFEGV from the coding sequence ATGAAGTTTGCCCACGATATTTTGCGCAAGCCGTTGATTTCGGAAAAATCGATGTCGTTGACCGAGGGTAACAAGTACACCTTCATCGTCGATCCCCGGGCGAACAAGACCGAGATCAAGAAGGCGGTGGAGGAGGTCTTCAAGGTCAAGGTGCTCAAGGTCAACACCATCCGGGTGAAAGGCAAGCAGGTGCGCCGGCGGAACGTCGTCGGCCGGAAGCCGGAGACAAAAAAGGCCGTGGTGACCTTGAGCCCGGGCGACAAGATCGAGATCTTTGAAGGCGTGTAG
- the rplB gene encoding 50S ribosomal protein L2 — MATKKFKPTSPGRRFVTVSDFREVTVTEPEKSLVEPLRKKAGRNFQGRVTVRHRGGGHKRLYRVIDFKRDKDGVPGRVATIEYDPNRSANIALVKYADGEKRYIVAPAGLKIGQEIMSGPKADIKVGNALPLRNIPPGVLIHNLELYPGHGARVVRSAGGAAQLMAKEGNHAHVRLPSGEVRLFPLGCRATIGQVGNVEHENIVTGKAGRARWLGIRPTVRGVVMNPVDHPHGGGEGRSPIGRPPVTPWGKPALGARTRNKKKASSKLIVKRRTK, encoded by the coding sequence ATGGCGACCAAAAAGTTTAAACCGACTTCCCCCGGACGCCGTTTTGTAACTGTTTCCGATTTCCGGGAAGTCACGGTGACCGAGCCGGAGAAGTCCCTGGTGGAGCCGCTGCGCAAGAAAGCCGGCCGGAACTTCCAGGGCCGGGTCACGGTACGGCACCGGGGCGGCGGGCACAAGCGGCTGTACCGGGTGATCGACTTCAAGCGGGATAAGGACGGCGTACCGGGCCGGGTGGCGACCATCGAGTACGATCCGAACCGCTCGGCGAACATCGCGCTGGTCAAATACGCCGACGGCGAAAAGAGGTACATCGTCGCCCCAGCCGGTTTAAAAATTGGGCAGGAGATTATGTCCGGCCCCAAGGCCGACATCAAGGTCGGCAATGCGCTGCCTTTGCGGAACATCCCGCCGGGGGTGCTCATTCACAACCTCGAGCTTTATCCCGGGCACGGGGCCCGGGTGGTCCGGTCCGCCGGAGGAGCGGCCCAGTTGATGGCCAAGGAGGGCAACCACGCCCACGTCCGTCTGCCTTCCGGTGAAGTACGGCTCTTCCCGCTGGGTTGCCGGGCGACCATCGGCCAGGTGGGCAACGTGGAGCACGAGAACATTGTCACCGGCAAGGCCGGGCGGGCGCGCTGGCTGGGCATCCGTCCGACCGTGCGGGGCGTGGTGATGAACCCGGTCGACCATCCGCACGGGGGCGGCGAGGGCCGCTCACCGATCGGACGCCCCCCGGTTACCCCCTGGGGCAAGCCGGCGCTGGGCGCCAGGACCCGGAACAAGAAGAAGGCCAGCAGCAAGCTGATAGTCAAGCGGCGCACCAAGTAA
- the rpsL gene encoding 30S ribosomal protein S12 gives MPTISQLIRRGRETAAQKSASPALKECPQRRGVCTRVYTTTPKKPNSALRKVARVRLTNGYEVTTYIPGIGHNLQEHSVVLVRGGRVKDLPGVRYHIVRGALDTSGVQNRNRGRSKYGAKRPKK, from the coding sequence ATGCCGACGATCAGCCAATTGATACGCCGGGGCCGGGAAACCGCAGCTCAGAAGTCGGCCTCGCCGGCACTCAAAGAGTGCCCGCAAAGGCGTGGGGTTTGCACCCGTGTGTACACTACGACGCCCAAGAAGCCGAACTCGGCGCTGCGCAAAGTGGCCCGCGTCCGTCTGACCAATGGGTATGAGGTTACCACCTACATTCCGGGTATCGGACATAACTTGCAGGAGCACTCGGTGGTCCTGGTCCGGGGCGGCCGGGTCAAGGACCTGCCCGGAGTGCGTTACCATATTGTCCGCGGGGCCCTGGACACCTCCGGGGTCCAGAACCGGAACCGGGGGCGTTCCAAATACGGGGCCAAGAGGCCCAAAAAGTAA
- a CDS encoding ribosomal L7Ae/L30e/S12e/Gadd45 family protein: MSLAGIAAARKKTVGFRQTLKAIQKGQARAVYVAMNADRRVIDPVIQVCQAKGIPLIQVESMRELGSACGISVNCATAAVTEE; the protein is encoded by the coding sequence TTGTCACTAGCCGGAATTGCGGCGGCCCGCAAGAAAACGGTCGGGTTCAGGCAGACTTTGAAGGCGATTCAAAAAGGGCAGGCCAGGGCGGTCTACGTGGCCATGAACGCCGATCGCCGGGTGATCGACCCGGTCATTCAGGTGTGTCAGGCCAAGGGAATACCTCTGATACAGGTCGAGTCGATGCGGGAGCTGGGTAGTGCCTGTGGGATTTCGGTGAACTGTGCCACCGCGGCGGTCACGGAGGAGTAA
- the rpsG gene encoding 30S ribosomal protein S7, which produces MPRRGAVPKREVLADPVYGSKMLTKLVNQVMLDGKRSVAEAICYGALDIVRLKTGREPLEVLEQAMKNVMPIVETRPRRVGGANYQVPVEVRMDRKQTLGVRWMTSFARQRPGKSMEEKLAAEIMDAANGVGGAVKKREDTHRMAEANKAFAHYRW; this is translated from the coding sequence GTGCCGCGCAGAGGAGCCGTCCCGAAAAGGGAAGTCCTGGCGGACCCGGTATACGGCAGCAAGATGCTGACCAAACTGGTCAATCAGGTGATGCTGGATGGAAAACGCAGTGTCGCCGAAGCGATCTGCTACGGCGCTCTGGACATTGTCCGGCTAAAAACCGGGCGCGAACCGCTGGAGGTCCTGGAACAGGCCATGAAGAACGTGATGCCGATCGTGGAGACCCGGCCGCGGCGGGTGGGCGGCGCCAACTACCAGGTGCCGGTCGAGGTCCGCATGGACCGGAAGCAGACCCTGGGGGTACGCTGGATGACTTCCTTTGCCCGCCAGAGGCCGGGTAAGAGTATGGAGGAGAAACTGGCGGCCGAAATAATGGACGCCGCGAACGGCGTAGGCGGTGCGGTTAAGAAAAGAGAAGACACGCACCGGATGGCGGAGGCAAACAAAGCTTTTGCGCACTACAGGTGGTAA
- the fusA gene encoding elongation factor G, translated as MARVFPLERTRNIGIMAHIDAGKTTTTERILFYTGRVHRIGEVDDGAATMDWMVQEQERGITITSAATTCYWRDYRINIIDTPGHVDFTVEVERSLRVLDGAVAVFDAVAGVEPQSETVWRQADKYRVPRVVYLNKMDRVGADFFKSMQSIKAKLGSDPVAVQIPLGVEERFVGLVDLVTRKAFIYTDDLGTKMKEIPIPADLTGVVAEYRDKLLEVAAETDEDLMTKYLNGEELTVEDIKIGIRKATLAVKKFPVLCGSSYRNKGVQPLLDAVVDYLPAPTDVPAVAGIDQRTGREDRRAARDDEPFSALAFKVMVDPYVGKLTFFRVYSGSINSGSHVHNSTKQKKERIGRLLQMHANHREEVDVAYAGDIIGAVGLKFTSTGDTLSDEEHPIILEAMDFPEPVIAIAIEPKTKGDQDKMGVALQRLAEEDPTFKIQSNEETGQTLISGMGELHLEIIVDRLLREFKVQANIGRPQVAYKETIKGIAQAEGRFIRQTGGRGQYGHVVIVVEPLDRGKGFEFSNQIVGGVVPKEFIPSVETGVREALTSGVLFGYPVADVKVSLVDGSYHPVDSSEPAFKIAASMALKKAVTNASPVLLEPVMRVEVVLPEDYTGDVISDLNSRRGHITRMELQGKTQVVRADVPLAEMFGYATELRSRTQGRGNHTMQFDHYAEVPQNIADKMIRKY; from the coding sequence ATGGCCCGGGTGTTCCCGCTCGAGCGGACACGGAACATCGGCATAATGGCCCACATCGACGCCGGTAAGACCACCACGACCGAGCGGATCCTGTTTTATACCGGTAGAGTGCACCGGATCGGCGAGGTCGATGACGGTGCGGCGACCATGGACTGGATGGTGCAGGAGCAAGAGCGCGGCATTACGATCACTTCCGCGGCCACCACCTGTTACTGGCGCGACTACCGGATCAACATTATCGATACACCAGGGCACGTGGACTTCACGGTCGAGGTTGAGCGCTCTCTGCGGGTACTTGACGGAGCGGTCGCCGTATTTGACGCGGTGGCCGGGGTGGAACCCCAGTCCGAAACGGTCTGGCGCCAGGCCGACAAGTACCGGGTGCCCCGGGTTGTCTATCTGAACAAGATGGACCGGGTGGGCGCCGACTTCTTCAAAAGCATGCAGTCGATCAAGGCCAAACTCGGTTCCGACCCGGTGGCCGTCCAAATTCCGTTGGGCGTGGAAGAGCGGTTCGTCGGCCTGGTCGACCTCGTTACCCGGAAGGCTTTCATCTATACGGACGACCTGGGCACCAAGATGAAGGAAATCCCCATTCCGGCCGACCTAACGGGAGTAGTGGCCGAATACCGGGACAAATTGCTGGAGGTGGCCGCCGAAACCGACGAGGACTTGATGACCAAGTACCTGAATGGAGAAGAACTGACCGTGGAGGACATCAAGATCGGTATCCGCAAGGCCACCCTCGCGGTCAAGAAGTTCCCGGTCTTGTGCGGTTCGTCCTACCGGAACAAGGGGGTACAGCCGCTTTTAGACGCCGTGGTCGACTACCTGCCCGCGCCGACCGACGTGCCCGCCGTGGCGGGGATCGATCAGCGGACCGGACGGGAAGACCGCCGCGCGGCCCGGGACGATGAGCCGTTTTCGGCCCTGGCCTTCAAAGTGATGGTGGATCCGTACGTCGGCAAGCTGACCTTTTTCCGGGTCTATTCCGGCAGCATCAATTCGGGTTCCCACGTTCACAATTCCACCAAACAGAAGAAAGAGCGGATCGGCCGGCTTTTGCAGATGCACGCCAACCACCGCGAGGAAGTCGATGTGGCCTATGCCGGCGACATTATCGGGGCGGTCGGCTTGAAATTCACCTCCACCGGTGATACGCTCTCCGACGAGGAGCACCCGATCATCCTGGAAGCGATGGATTTTCCGGAACCGGTGATCGCCATCGCCATCGAGCCCAAGACCAAGGGCGACCAGGACAAGATGGGCGTGGCCCTGCAGCGCCTGGCCGAAGAGGACCCCACTTTCAAGATCCAGTCGAACGAGGAAACCGGTCAGACCCTCATTTCCGGGATGGGTGAGCTGCACCTGGAAATCATCGTGGACCGCCTGTTGCGGGAATTCAAGGTCCAGGCCAATATCGGCCGTCCCCAGGTGGCCTACAAGGAGACCATCAAAGGGATCGCCCAAGCCGAGGGCCGGTTCATCCGGCAGACCGGCGGCCGCGGTCAGTACGGCCACGTGGTGATTGTCGTTGAACCCTTGGATCGCGGCAAAGGCTTCGAGTTTTCAAACCAGATTGTCGGCGGGGTGGTGCCGAAAGAGTTTATTCCCTCCGTGGAGACCGGTGTCCGCGAGGCGCTCACCAGCGGCGTACTTTTTGGATACCCGGTGGCGGACGTCAAGGTGAGCTTGGTCGACGGGTCTTACCACCCGGTGGATTCGTCCGAGCCGGCCTTCAAGATCGCGGCCTCGATGGCCCTGAAAAAGGCGGTCACCAATGCTTCACCGGTGTTGCTGGAGCCGGTCATGCGCGTGGAAGTGGTTTTGCCGGAAGACTATACCGGGGACGTCATCAGTGATCTTAATTCCCGGCGGGGCCACATCACCCGGATGGAACTCCAGGGGAAAACCCAGGTTGTGCGCGCCGACGTGCCGCTGGCCGAGATGTTCGGCTACGCGACCGAACTCCGCTCCCGCACCCAGGGGCGGGGCAACCATACAATGCAGTTCGACCATTACGCTGAGGTTCCGCAGAACATCGCGGACAAAATGATCCGCAAGTACTAA
- the rplC gene encoding 50S ribosomal protein L3, which produces MAKGILGRKLGMSRFFTAEGTAVPVTLIEAGPCTVVQKKTPETDGYSAVQLGFGERPAKKVNRPLKGHFGRAGVKPSRFLRELRVADAADYEVGQVLKADLFDAGEIVDVTGTSKGKGFAGGIKRHGFHRGPMGHGSKYHRRPGALGAKGPARVFKGRKLPGRLGGVRVTVQNLEVVKVDPEKNLLAVRGAVPGIRGSLVMVKSAVKGDK; this is translated from the coding sequence ATGGCCAAGGGAATCCTTGGGCGCAAGTTGGGAATGAGCCGGTTTTTCACGGCGGAAGGAACGGCCGTGCCGGTGACGCTGATTGAGGCCGGGCCGTGCACCGTGGTCCAGAAAAAGACCCCGGAAACCGACGGTTACAGCGCCGTGCAGCTGGGTTTTGGGGAGCGGCCGGCGAAGAAGGTGAACCGGCCGCTGAAAGGGCACTTCGGCCGCGCCGGGGTGAAGCCGAGCCGGTTCTTGCGTGAACTCCGCGTTGCGGACGCCGCCGACTACGAGGTCGGGCAGGTGCTGAAAGCGGACCTTTTTGACGCCGGAGAAATCGTGGACGTGACGGGCACCTCCAAGGGCAAGGGTTTTGCCGGGGGCATCAAGCGCCACGGTTTTCACCGGGGGCCGATGGGTCACGGTTCCAAGTACCACCGCCGGCCGGGGGCGCTGGGGGCGAAGGGTCCGGCCCGCGTGTTCAAGGGCCGGAAACTCCCTGGGCGCTTGGGCGGCGTGCGGGTGACCGTGCAAAACCTGGAGGTGGTGAAGGTCGACCCGGAAAAGAACCTCCTGGCCGTGCGGGGCGCGGTTCCGGGAATCCGGGGCAGCCTGGTGATGGTCAAAAGCGCGGTGAAAGGCGACAAGTAG
- the rpsS gene encoding 30S ribosomal protein S19, whose amino-acid sequence MGRSLKKGPYCSPRLLARIEEMNDKGQKRVVKTWSRRSTIFPQMIGHTIAVYDGRKHVPVYVTEEMVGHKLGEFAPTRTYRGHGHHTERSTALK is encoded by the coding sequence GTGGGTCGGTCACTTAAAAAAGGGCCGTATTGCAGTCCGAGACTCCTGGCCCGGATCGAGGAAATGAACGATAAGGGCCAGAAGCGGGTTGTGAAAACCTGGTCCCGCCGGTCGACCATCTTCCCCCAGATGATTGGCCACACCATCGCCGTGTACGACGGGCGAAAGCACGTGCCGGTGTACGTCACCGAGGAAATGGTCGGGCACAAGCTCGGTGAGTTTGCGCCCACGCGGACCTACCGCGGGCACGGGCACCACACCGAAAGATCCACGGCGTTGAAGTAA
- the tuf gene encoding elongation factor Tu, with translation MAKPKFVRTKPHVNVGTIGHVDHGKTTLTAAITLVLSKIGQAEYKKYDDIDAAPEEKARGITINTAHVEYETGKRHYAHVDCPGHADYIKNMITGAAQMDGAILVVSAADGPMPQTREHILLARQVAVPSIVVYLNKADMVDDPELLELVEMEVRELLSNYEFPGDDTPIVTGSGLKALECGCGNRECPHCKSIWELMDAVDDYIPTPERDIDKPFLMPVEDVFSITGRGTVGTGRVERGTVKTGDEVEIVGFAAKPRKTVVTGVEMFRKILDYAQAGDNVGCLLRGVDRTELERGQVLAKPGSIKPLTEFVANVYVLSKEEGGRHTPFFNGYRPQFYFRTTDVTGVIQLPDGVEMVMPGDNLQMDVSLITPIAIEEGLRFAIREGGRTVGAGVVTGTK, from the coding sequence ATGGCGAAACCCAAGTTTGTGCGTACCAAGCCGCACGTAAACGTCGGCACGATCGGCCACGTGGACCATGGCAAGACCACGCTGACGGCGGCGATCACGCTGGTTTTGTCGAAGATCGGCCAGGCCGAGTACAAAAAATACGACGACATCGACGCGGCGCCGGAGGAAAAGGCGCGCGGCATCACCATCAACACCGCGCACGTCGAGTACGAGACCGGGAAGCGGCATTACGCGCACGTGGACTGCCCGGGGCACGCCGACTACATCAAGAACATGATCACCGGCGCGGCCCAGATGGACGGGGCGATCCTGGTGGTCTCCGCCGCCGACGGGCCCATGCCCCAGACCCGGGAGCACATCCTCTTGGCGCGCCAGGTGGCCGTGCCCTCCATCGTGGTTTACCTGAACAAGGCCGACATGGTCGACGACCCCGAGCTGCTTGAGCTGGTCGAGATGGAAGTACGCGAGCTGTTATCGAACTACGAATTCCCCGGGGACGACACCCCGATCGTCACCGGTTCGGGCTTAAAAGCCCTGGAGTGCGGCTGCGGCAACCGGGAGTGCCCGCACTGCAAATCCATCTGGGAGCTTATGGACGCCGTCGACGACTACATTCCGACGCCCGAGCGCGACATCGACAAGCCCTTCCTGATGCCGGTCGAGGACGTGTTTTCCATCACCGGCCGCGGCACGGTGGGGACCGGCCGGGTGGAGCGGGGCACCGTAAAGACCGGGGACGAGGTCGAGATCGTCGGCTTTGCGGCCAAGCCGCGCAAAACCGTGGTCACCGGAGTGGAGATGTTCCGCAAGATTCTGGACTACGCTCAGGCCGGGGACAACGTCGGGTGCCTCTTGCGGGGCGTGGACCGCACCGAGCTCGAGCGGGGCCAGGTATTGGCGAAGCCGGGTTCCATCAAGCCGTTGACCGAATTTGTGGCCAACGTGTACGTGTTGAGCAAAGAAGAAGGTGGCCGGCATACCCCGTTCTTCAACGGGTACCGTCCGCAGTTTTACTTCCGGACCACCGACGTGACCGGCGTGATCCAGTTGCCGGACGGCGTGGAGATGGTGATGCCCGGGGACAACCTGCAGATGGACGTCAGCCTGATCACCCCGATCGCCATCGAGGAGGGTTTGCGGTTCGCCATCCGCGAGGGCGGCCGCACGGTGGGCGCCGGCGTGGTCACGGGGACAAAATAG
- the rplV gene encoding 50S ribosomal protein L22: MEAKAIARYIRLSPDKAREVVGLVRGKSVDEALSILRFTPQRAAGAVAKVIESAAANAEHNNDMDPTRLFVARIYVDQGPSLRRFRPRAYGRANVIKHRTSHITVVVSDGKEG, encoded by the coding sequence ATGGAAGCGAAAGCGATAGCCAGATACATCCGCCTTTCCCCCGACAAGGCGCGTGAAGTTGTCGGCCTGGTGCGGGGCAAGAGCGTGGACGAGGCGTTGTCCATCCTGCGGTTCACCCCGCAGCGGGCGGCCGGGGCGGTGGCCAAGGTGATCGAGTCGGCGGCGGCCAACGCCGAGCACAATAACGATATGGACCCGACCCGGCTCTTTGTCGCCAGGATTTACGTAGACCAGGGGCCTTCCCTGAGAAGGTTCCGGCCGCGGGCCTACGGGCGGGCGAACGTGATCAAGCACCGGACCAGCCATATCACCGTAGTAGTCAGCGACGGAAAGGAGGGATAA
- the rpsJ gene encoding 30S ribosomal protein S10 has protein sequence MQRQKIRIRLKAFDHQMLDQSAQKIVETVRRTGADVAGPVPLPTEKEIYTILRSPHKDKDSREQFEIRTHKRLIDILEPTPKTVDALMRLDLPAGVDIEIKL, from the coding sequence ATGCAAAGGCAGAAGATCCGGATCCGGCTAAAAGCGTTTGACCACCAAATGCTGGATCAGTCGGCCCAGAAAATAGTGGAGACGGTCCGGAGAACGGGCGCCGACGTGGCGGGCCCTGTCCCGCTGCCGACGGAAAAGGAGATCTACACGATTCTCCGTTCGCCGCACAAGGACAAAGACTCGCGGGAGCAGTTTGAAATCCGGACCCACAAACGGTTGATCGATATTCTCGAACCGACGCCCAAGACGGTGGACGCTTTGATGCGTCTGGATTTGCCGGCCGGTGTGGACATCGAGATCAAGCTATAG